The genomic region GCTATTCTAATGCTCAATGGACTGTCAACCTATCGAATAATGGCTATTTAGATTTTGACTATACAAATGATTCAGGCATCTATCGCTGTCCTTCTGCAGCTAGCCTTGACGCCGTATGGCAATCCAATTACGCGATGAATTTCCGCTTCTGTAAATTCACTGATATTAATAATGCCACCACTCCCAATAATACATGGGATGACCTCCTCCCTTTAGTTAGTGATCATCCTTCCGAAACAATGCTTTTTATTGATGGTTATAATAATTTCCGAATTCTCATAAGTACGGATATTACATCTATGAATCTCTATGGTCGGGGTAGTGAAAAAAGTATTGCTCGCCACAATAACCGCGCCAATATGTCATTTATCGATGGCCATATTGAAACCAAAATGGGCACCCACCTACTTTCCAATAATAGTGCCATAGATAAGTTCTGGCGCCCATAAGCGATCTATGAGTATCGTAACCCGCTGTTAAGCGATACAATCACTCACCGCTTTTATAGCAGTATTGGGACTCCGTCCCCTTCCCTGCAAGGTGTGCCCAACTTGAGTGGCGATAAAATATTTATTACCCCCCCCTTTTCATCCGCCCGTGTGGCAGCACCTCCCCGCCGGAGTGAGGCGAAATAATCTCCCTCTTTGTTTTATAGCAGCATTGGGACTCCGTCCCCTTCCCTGCAAGGTGTACCCACCTTGAGTGGCGATAAAATATTTATTAACTCCCCCCCCTTTTCATCCGCCCGTGTGGCAGCACCTCCCCGCCGGAGTGAGGCGAAATAATCTCCCTCCTGTTTTATAGCAGTATTGGGACTCCGTCCCCTTCCCTGCAAGGTGTGCCCACCTTGAGAGGCGATAAAATATTTATTAACCCCTCCCCTTTTTTCATCCGCCCGTGTGGCAACACTTTCGACAAAGAAGTAAGGCGGGCAACAAGAAGCAGCTAGCAGCTAAGCCACAAAGTAGTGCTATCGCTCCAATGAAGCCAAAGTCCTGCATGGGTGGAAAAGGAGAAAAGCAAAATAAGCCAAAGCAAGTGGCTAAAACCAAACTCGTACAGATCATCGGCTTTAATTTTGTCTGAAAGCAATTCGCCAAGGCTGAGTTAGGAGAATGCCCCTGCTCTAATGAATGACGATAATAAGATAAAAAGTGAATCGCATCATCCACCACAATACCCAAAATAATCGCCCCACTCATCACCGTCACTGAATTAAGGGTGATATCGCCTAAATACATCACTAATACTAAGCTACATAAAGCACTGAGTGCGGTCACAAAAGCATAGAATGCTAAGGCGAGATTTCTCCAAATGATTAATAACAAAATCAACATGCTGACTAGGCTTAGTCCCAAGCTATTCATCTGACTTTTTAGGATCTCTTGATCGGATTTCAGGATAGATTGCAAACCATTGGGCACCACCACTTCTAGCCCTGGGGGCAGATCCTTTTTTGCCAGCTCGACAAACTGCTCGGCAATCTCCAGGAATTCTACCGAGGTCACATCATCTGTTCGCAGAATAAACAAAGTCTCGGTCAAGTCTTCATTTTGCAGAAAATCTTTAAAGGGAAAAGCTTGGCTATTGATAATTAAATTGTAGGTAAACAAAGCATTCTCAGGAGGAAAAACATTGCCATGAGATAGACTATCGCCAAGAAAGAGTTGGTGAATTGTCGTGTAAAACTGCGAGTAGGTATAGGCATTATGCACTCCGGGAATTTCCATCGCTCGATTGCGTAAATCATGAAGGTATTTCACGTTCTCATATTTTTGAATCCCAGCTTTTTCTTTCGCAATTACCTTGAGCTGAAAGACATTTAAGCCTCCAAAATGGTCATTCACTAACTCCAAGGATTCACGGGTTTCACTTTTGGGGGTCAAAAATTCCCTTGCCCGCATATCCGTTTCAATCTTCGAATAAGAAAAGAAACTCGCCGT from Lentisphaera profundi harbors:
- a CDS encoding prepilin-type N-terminal cleavage/methylation domain-containing protein, whose translation is MNGNKKFTLIELLVVIAIIGILASLLLPALGKARKKAQSSVCKSNLKQITLANLSYALDNDNFMPLDMSSGYSNAQWTVNLSNNGYLDFDYTNDSGIYRCPSAASLDAVWQSNYAMNFRFCKFTDINNATTPNNTWDDLLPLVSDHPSETMLFIDGYNNFRILISTDITSMNLYGRGSEKSIARHNNRANMSFIDGHIETKMGTHLLSNNSAIDKFWRP